A segment of the Frankineae bacterium MT45 genome:
TACATGGGTTCCGTCGTCGCCGACCGGGATCGAAAGCACCTCGGCCCAGCGGGCGGCCATCGCCGCCGGGTCGGGGACCGCAACCTCGATCGCCACGAAGTCGCCGACCACGTCGGTGCTGCCGTTGGCGAAGATCTGCGGGGCCATGTGCCAGGTCTCAGCCGGACGGATCTGGTCGAGCTCAGCCAGCGTTCCCAGATCACGCGGATGCCACTGGGTGATCGTGTGCTCCTCGTACGGCGTCTCGAAGACCGGCTTGAGACCGAGTTCGGCCGCCTTGGCCTTCGTCGCCTCGATGTCAGCGACCTGCACCACGACCATGTAGCCGAGGTCGCCGCGCTTGGCCACCAGCCGGCCGGGCAGCGTATCGGGGCCGAGCGGGGCGCTGAACTCGAGGAAGGTCTGGTCGATCGTCAACACTTCATGGATGAAACCGAGCGCGGCCATCCCTTCGGCATCCTTGACCCCGGCACCGAGTCCAAGCTCGGCCCGGGCGGCGGCGAGGGTGCTCTCCAGATCTGCAGCGAGGAAGACGAGCTGGCGAATCGCCGGCAATTCAGGCATGAAAGGCTCCTACAGATCGTGAACGAAGTCGCGCTCGAGACCCATGCCCCTGAGCAGGGTGGCCCGGTCGTAGTACTCGCGCCACGCCTGCACCAGGCCGTCTTCGATCTCGAGCACGCCGACGACGGGCATGGAGCCCGCCCGGTCGTTGATCACGAAGTTGTCCACCCGCTCCAGGAAGACCGCGCCGTTGATGACGCCGGCGTTGCGAAGCTCGATGCGCACCTCGGTCGCACCGTCGCAGAGGGCCTGGATGCGACGCCGCAGCGCCGGGCGCCCCACCGTCGGCTCGTCCTCCATCATGCTGTGCAGCAGGCCGTCTTCGGCGAAGAGGTCGATGACCCGGTCCCAGTCCAGCTTGTTCCAGGCCTCGACCATCTCGATGGCGGTGGCCAGTTTCGCTTCGTCGGTGTCCATGCTTTGACCCTTCGTCGTTGGGGGGTTACGGCTGTAACTGTAGTAATGGGGAGACGGAATAG
Coding sequences within it:
- a CDS encoding Glyoxalase-like domain-containing protein, which gives rise to MPELPAIRQLVFLAADLESTLAAARAELGLGAGVKDAEGMAALGFIHEVLTIDQTFLEFSAPLGPDTLPGRLVAKRGDLGYMVVVQVADIEATKAKAAELGLKPVFETPYEEHTITQWHPRDLGTLAELDQIRPAETWHMAPQIFANGSTDVVGDFVAIEVAVPDPAAMAARWAEVLSIPVGDDGTHVELAGRRLRFVPLVGDSGAGLVAVELPATDRSQAGRVARISGVDFRLV
- a CDS encoding limonene-1,2-epoxide hydrolase yields the protein MDTDEAKLATAIEMVEAWNKLDWDRVIDLFAEDGLLHSMMEDEPTVGRPALRRRIQALCDGATEVRIELRNAGVINGAVFLERVDNFVINDRAGSMPVVGVLEIEDGLVQAWREYYDRATLLRGMGLERDFVHDL